A section of the Streptomyces xinghaiensis S187 genome encodes:
- a CDS encoding DUF6643 family protein, with amino-acid sequence MTSPRSTYGGGYYSASAFPDTPIYDSLVAERGTPQIAPIRVPAAYDTGGNLPALPSALPALPAAPSQPSQGYGYGYPGPQQQAPLQQAPAPYIPQQAGAPRGYPGPQQYQGGQGGGTGYDAMRPATPRPAAPRPAAPRPAPGPYEDPYGQQRPYYQGRGY; translated from the coding sequence ATGACCTCCCCCCGCTCCACCTATGGCGGCGGTTACTACTCCGCGTCCGCCTTCCCCGACACCCCGATCTACGACAGCCTCGTCGCAGAGCGGGGTACCCCGCAGATCGCGCCGATCCGTGTGCCGGCGGCATACGACACCGGCGGCAATCTGCCCGCGCTGCCGTCGGCGCTCCCCGCGCTGCCGGCCGCCCCCTCCCAGCCCTCGCAGGGATACGGCTACGGCTACCCGGGACCGCAGCAGCAGGCGCCGCTCCAGCAGGCGCCCGCGCCGTACATCCCGCAGCAGGCCGGCGCCCCCCGCGGCTATCCCGGACCACAGCAGTACCAGGGCGGTCAGGGCGGCGGCACGGGCTACGACGCGATGCGCCCGGCGACTCCCCGGCCGGCCGCCCCGCGCCCGGCGGCCCCGCGCCCGGCGCCCGGCCCGTACGAGGATCCGTACGGCCAGCAGCGCCCGTACTACCAGGGCCGCGGCTACTGA
- a CDS encoding MOSC domain-containing protein produces the protein MATPSLRALHVHPVKSLAGHAPDEAVVEPWGLAGDRRWLLTGADGTVLTQRSVPGLARLRAVPLGDGGIEVTAPGREPLRVTVPDSGPTVPVKIFRDKVEAVPAGPAADAWFGARPGAGTRLLYLDDPAHRRPVDPAYGRPGETVSFADGFPLLLTTTASLRALNAWIAEGDHAHEGPLPMNRFRPNAVIGGTEPWEEDDWAAVRIGEVVFRVVKTCARCVITTTDQRTAERGREPLRTLARKRNAGGRLLFGQNLIPEGTGTLRLGDPVRVVARRSG, from the coding sequence ATGGCGACCCCCTCCCTCCGCGCGCTGCACGTCCATCCCGTCAAATCCCTCGCGGGCCACGCCCCTGACGAGGCGGTGGTCGAGCCGTGGGGGCTCGCCGGGGACCGCCGATGGCTGCTGACCGGCGCGGACGGCACCGTGCTCACGCAGCGGAGCGTTCCGGGGCTGGCACGTCTCCGGGCGGTGCCCCTGGGGGACGGCGGTATCGAGGTCACCGCGCCGGGCCGGGAGCCGCTCCGCGTCACGGTGCCGGACTCCGGCCCGACCGTGCCCGTGAAGATCTTCCGGGACAAGGTCGAGGCGGTGCCCGCCGGCCCGGCGGCCGACGCCTGGTTCGGTGCCCGCCCGGGCGCCGGGACCCGGCTGCTGTACCTGGACGACCCGGCGCACCGCCGCCCGGTCGACCCTGCATACGGACGGCCCGGGGAGACGGTGAGCTTCGCCGACGGCTTTCCGCTGCTGCTCACCACCACCGCGTCCCTGCGGGCCCTGAACGCCTGGATCGCGGAGGGCGACCACGCGCACGAGGGACCGCTGCCGATGAACCGTTTCCGGCCGAACGCCGTCATCGGCGGCACCGAGCCGTGGGAGGAGGACGACTGGGCCGCCGTGCGGATCGGCGAGGTCGTGTTCCGGGTCGTCAAGACCTGCGCCCGTTGCGTGATCACGACCACCGACCAGCGGACCGCCGAGCGCGGCAGGGAGCCCTTGCGCACCCTCGCGCGGAAACGGAACGCCGGCGGCCGGCTGCTGTTCGGCCAGAATCTGATCCCGGAGGGGACCGGTACGCTCCGGCTGGGCGATCCGGTGCGGGTCGTCGCCCGGCGCTCCGGGTGA